From Procambarus clarkii isolate CNS0578487 chromosome 73, FALCON_Pclarkii_2.0, whole genome shotgun sequence, one genomic window encodes:
- the LOC138356510 gene encoding uncharacterized protein yields the protein MIFVARTGAEYCSTGAEYCSTGAEYYSTGAEYYSTGAEYYKYYSTGAEYYSTGAEYYNYSTGAEYYSTGAEYNSTGAEYYTLRCHIALQRPSKLPCGTSDDAILHLT from the exons TACTGGGGCTGAGTACTGTAGTACTGGGGCTGAGTACTGTAGTACCGGGGCTGAATACTACAGTACTGGGGCTGAATACTACAGTACCGGGGCTGAATACTACA AATACTACAGTACCGGGGCTGAATACTACAGTACCGGGGCTGAATACTACA ACTACAGTACTGGGGCTGAATACTACAGTACCGGGGCtgaatacaacagtaccggggctGAATACTACA CGCTCAGGTGCCATATTGCACTTCAGAGGCCCTCGAAGTTGCCATGTGGCACCTCAGACGATGCCATATTGCATCTCACGTGA